A genomic window from Prochlorococcus sp. RS04 includes:
- a CDS encoding SDR family oxidoreductase, whose translation MSTFLITGSNRGIGLELCRQIHKRGDNVIATCRKASKELRDLGVRIEENIEISSDESITNLCEKLSGVNLDCLIHNAGIYEFNSFENLDKKSILRQFEVNALSPICMTQSLKHFLKRYSKVAFITSRMGSIEDNTSGSSYGYRMSKVALSMAAKSLSIDLSREDIYVAILHPGLVSTRMTGFTRNGISPEESAKGLLKRIDSLNKNNSGTFWHANGEVLPW comes from the coding sequence ATAGGGGTATTGGTTTAGAACTATGTAGGCAAATTCATAAGAGGGGAGATAATGTAATTGCAACTTGTAGGAAAGCTTCAAAAGAACTTAGAGATTTAGGAGTGAGAATTGAAGAGAATATAGAAATTTCTTCTGATGAGTCGATAACAAATTTGTGTGAAAAACTATCTGGAGTTAATTTAGATTGCTTAATACATAATGCAGGAATTTATGAATTTAATTCTTTCGAAAACTTAGATAAAAAAAGTATTTTGCGGCAATTTGAAGTCAATGCATTGAGCCCAATATGTATGACTCAATCACTTAAACATTTTTTAAAAAGATATTCTAAAGTTGCTTTTATCACAAGTAGAATGGGATCTATTGAAGATAATACATCTGGAAGCTCTTATGGTTACAGGATGTCTAAAGTAGCTTTGTCCATGGCAGCAAAATCACTTTCTATAGATTTATCAAGAGAAGATATTTATGTAGCTATTTTGCATCCTGGGTTAGTGAGTACAAGAATGACTGGCTTTACAAGAAATGGCATTAGTCCTGAAGAATCAGCAAAGGGCCTTTTAAAACGTATAGATTCTTTAAATAAAAATAACTCGGGTACGTTTTGGCATGCCAACGGAGAAGTTTTGCCTTGGTAA